In Pseudomonas asiatica, the following are encoded in one genomic region:
- a CDS encoding helix-turn-helix domain-containing protein codes for MPTETEPRLRLEQYLGLQIKRQRQAQSLKLADVARIAGISQGMLSKIENAQVSTSLDTLSRLCDVLGMPMAKLFSQYDQPDGNALLVKAGEGLEVVRRGTEKGHTYHLLNHARGPKKNFEAYMVTMDDASEEFPTFAHPGTEFLHLLEGELVYRHGNQLYHMQAGDSLTFDGETPHGPEQLVQVPIRLLSIMNYSDE; via the coding sequence ATGCCAACCGAAACCGAACCGCGCCTTCGCCTGGAGCAGTACCTGGGCCTGCAGATCAAGCGCCAGCGCCAGGCCCAGTCCCTCAAGCTCGCCGACGTGGCGCGCATCGCCGGCATCAGCCAAGGCATGCTCAGCAAGATCGAGAACGCCCAGGTGTCCACCAGCCTCGACACTCTCAGCCGCCTGTGCGACGTGCTGGGCATGCCGATGGCCAAGCTGTTCAGCCAATATGACCAGCCCGACGGCAATGCCTTGTTGGTGAAAGCCGGTGAAGGGCTGGAGGTGGTGCGCCGCGGTACCGAGAAAGGCCACACCTACCATTTGCTCAATCACGCCAGGGGGCCGAAGAAGAATTTCGAGGCGTACATGGTGACCATGGACGACGCCAGCGAAGAGTTCCCGACCTTCGCCCACCCCGGCACCGAGTTCCTCCACTTGCTGGAGGGTGAACTGGTGTACCGGCACGGCAACCAGCTCTATCACATGCAGGCCGGTGACAGCCTGACCTTTGACGGCGAGACCCCGCACGGCCCCGAGCAGTTGGTGCAAGTGCCCATCCGCCTGTTGTCGATCATGAACTACAGCGACGAGTGA
- a CDS encoding NUDIX hydrolase, producing MSTVEVLASVDIVALRMAPEAQHLQVLLHRREREPHAGQWALPGVIVNGRTPDTSLEAAAERALREKTQVVPCYMEQVGTEGNAFRDPRGWSLSTYYLALLEPGQAVEGEHLAFFDLDSVLARKVLLPFDHNLLVERARERLAAKTVYSSLPLYLLAEKFTVLDALGAVQACLGQAVNNTSLRKRLERLRELGWVRDTGEKNQPRLGRPQQLYQYTPQGERAFMFDRSLLPEGA from the coding sequence GTGAGTACAGTCGAAGTCCTGGCCAGCGTCGATATCGTCGCCCTGCGCATGGCCCCCGAAGCTCAGCATCTGCAGGTGCTGTTGCACCGTCGTGAGCGTGAACCGCATGCCGGCCAGTGGGCCTTGCCCGGGGTGATCGTCAATGGCCGCACCCCCGACACCAGCCTGGAAGCTGCTGCCGAGCGTGCACTGCGCGAGAAAACCCAGGTTGTACCGTGCTACATGGAACAGGTAGGTACCGAGGGCAATGCCTTTCGCGACCCGCGCGGATGGTCACTCAGCACCTATTACCTGGCTTTGCTCGAACCCGGGCAGGCCGTCGAGGGCGAGCACCTGGCATTTTTCGACTTGGACAGCGTGTTGGCGCGCAAGGTGCTGTTGCCCTTTGATCACAACCTGTTGGTGGAGCGCGCCCGTGAGCGGCTGGCGGCGAAGACGGTGTACAGCAGCCTGCCGCTGTATCTGCTGGCGGAGAAGTTCACTGTGCTGGATGCGCTAGGCGCGGTGCAGGCGTGCCTGGGGCAGGCGGTGAACAACACCTCACTGCGCAAACGCCTGGAGCGCTTGCGCGAGCTGGGGTGGGTGAGGGACACCGGGGAGAAGAACCAGCCCAGGCTGGGCCGGCCGCAGCAGTTGTATCAGTACACGCCACAGGGGGAGCGGGCGTTCATGTTCGATCGCAGTCTGCTGCCTGAGGGCGCTTAG
- a CDS encoding Lrp/AsnC family transcriptional regulator has protein sequence MDRTDRKILAELQKDGRLSVTELADRVGLSLSPCHRRLKALEESGAILGYHARLAPSALGLNFAALVFVTLREVTRQPVADFEAALAEIPQIVEAQRLFGDPDYLLHVVAKDLPAFQKLYDEQLTSIPNVKRLSSTLVMKEVIQDRLLPM, from the coding sequence ATGGACAGGACCGATCGAAAAATTCTTGCCGAGCTGCAAAAAGATGGTCGGCTATCGGTGACCGAACTGGCCGACCGTGTGGGGCTCAGCCTGTCGCCCTGTCATCGGCGCTTGAAGGCGCTGGAGGAGTCCGGGGCGATTCTTGGCTATCACGCCCGCTTGGCGCCGAGCGCCCTGGGGTTGAACTTTGCCGCGCTGGTATTCGTGACCTTGCGCGAAGTCACTCGCCAGCCGGTAGCGGACTTTGAAGCGGCGCTGGCCGAAATCCCGCAGATCGTCGAGGCGCAGCGGCTGTTTGGCGACCCGGATTACCTGCTGCATGTGGTGGCCAAGGATTTGCCGGCGTTCCAGAAGCTGTATGACGAGCAGCTGACCAGCATTCCCAATGTGAAACGGTTGAGTTCGACGCTGGTGATGAAAGAGGTGATTCAGGATCGGTTGTTGCCGATGTAG
- a CDS encoding FMN-binding glutamate synthase family protein: MSEQFPPVLRESATFDRLTIQEIQRAAETGIYDIRGGGTKRRVPHFDDLLLLGASVSRYPLEGYREKCGTDVLLGTRFAKKPIHLKIPVTIAGMSFGALSANAKEALGRGATIAGTSTTTGDGGMTPEERGQSQHLVYQYLPSRYGMNPDDLRKADAIEIVLGQGAKPGGGGMLLGMKVTERVAGMRTLPIGVDQRSACRHPDWTGPDDLAIKIAEIREITDWEKPIYVKIGASRPYYDVKLAVKAGADVIVLDGMQGGTAATQEVFIEHVGIPILPAIPQAVQALQEMGMHRKVQLIVSGGIRNGADVAKAMALGADAVAIGTAALIALGDNHPRLDAELKKIGSAAGFYDDWQNGRDPAGITTQDPELARRLNPEEAGRRLANYLRVLVLEAQTMARACGKSHLHNLDPEDLVALTVEAAAMARVPLAGTAWVPGQAQY; encoded by the coding sequence ATGAGCGAGCAATTCCCCCCGGTACTGCGTGAGTCGGCCACCTTCGACCGCCTGACCATCCAGGAAATCCAGCGTGCCGCCGAAACCGGCATCTACGACATCCGCGGCGGCGGCACCAAGCGCCGCGTGCCGCACTTCGACGACCTGCTGCTGCTCGGTGCCAGCGTGTCGCGCTACCCGCTGGAAGGCTACCGCGAGAAGTGCGGCACCGATGTGCTGCTGGGTACCCGCTTCGCCAAGAAGCCGATCCACCTGAAAATTCCGGTGACCATCGCCGGCATGAGCTTTGGCGCGCTGTCGGCCAACGCCAAAGAGGCCTTGGGCCGTGGTGCGACCATCGCCGGCACCAGCACCACCACTGGCGACGGCGGCATGACCCCGGAGGAACGCGGCCAGTCGCAGCACCTGGTGTACCAGTACCTGCCGTCGCGCTACGGCATGAACCCCGACGACCTGCGCAAGGCCGATGCCATCGAGATCGTCCTCGGCCAGGGTGCCAAGCCGGGCGGTGGCGGCATGCTGCTCGGCATGAAGGTGACCGAGCGGGTGGCGGGCATGCGCACCTTGCCGATCGGCGTCGACCAGCGTAGCGCCTGTCGCCACCCGGACTGGACCGGGCCGGATGACCTGGCGATCAAGATTGCCGAGATCCGCGAGATCACCGACTGGGAAAAACCCATCTACGTGAAGATCGGCGCCAGCCGCCCGTACTACGACGTGAAGCTGGCGGTGAAGGCCGGTGCCGATGTGATCGTGCTCGACGGCATGCAGGGCGGTACCGCCGCGACTCAGGAAGTGTTCATCGAGCACGTCGGCATCCCGATCCTGCCGGCCATCCCCCAGGCAGTGCAGGCGCTGCAGGAAATGGGCATGCACCGCAAGGTGCAGCTGATCGTTTCCGGGGGTATTCGCAATGGCGCCGACGTGGCCAAGGCCATGGCCCTCGGGGCTGATGCGGTGGCCATTGGTACTGCGGCGTTGATCGCGCTGGGTGACAACCACCCGCGGCTGGATGCCGAACTGAAGAAGATCGGTTCTGCGGCCGGTTTCTATGACGACTGGCAGAACGGCCGCGACCCGGCCGGCATTACCACCCAGGACCCGGAGCTGGCCAGGCGCCTGAACCCGGAGGAGGCCGGGCGCCGGCTGGCCAACTACCTGCGGGTGCTTGTGCTGGAGGCGCAGACCATGGCGCGGGCGTGTGGCAAGTCGCACTTGCACAACCTCGACCCGGAGGACCTGGTGGCGTTGACCGTGGAGGCTGCGGCGATGGCACGGGTGCCGTTGGCGGGGACCGCCTGGGTGCCGGGGCAGGCGCAGTACTGA
- a CDS encoding GltB/FmdC/FwdC-like GXGXG domain-containing protein — translation MNTIDLSSTSVRVLNQSLHGEVQDHEWRVTHPDGKHNLAVGINAAVAVDIEGHAGYYCAGMNQQASVTVHGNVGVGVAENMMSGTVRVKGSASQAAGATAHGGLLVIEGDAGARCGISMKGVDIVVGGSIGHMSCFMGQAGRLVVCGDAGDALGDSLYEVRIYVKGSVQSLGSDCIEKEMRAEHLQELQELLNKAGLDHKAADFKRYGSARQLYNFKVDNASAY, via the coding sequence ATGAATACGATCGACCTTTCCAGCACCTCGGTGCGTGTCCTCAACCAGTCCCTGCACGGTGAGGTGCAGGACCACGAATGGCGGGTGACCCACCCCGACGGCAAGCACAACCTGGCCGTGGGCATCAACGCCGCCGTGGCCGTGGATATCGAAGGCCACGCCGGCTACTACTGCGCCGGCATGAACCAGCAGGCCAGCGTCACCGTGCATGGCAACGTCGGTGTCGGCGTGGCCGAGAACATGATGTCCGGCACGGTGCGGGTCAAGGGCAGCGCCTCCCAGGCCGCCGGCGCCACAGCCCATGGCGGGCTGCTGGTGATCGAGGGTGATGCCGGCGCGCGCTGCGGTATTTCCATGAAGGGCGTGGATATCGTCGTCGGCGGCAGCATCGGCCACATGAGCTGTTTCATGGGCCAGGCCGGGCGTTTGGTGGTGTGTGGCGATGCCGGCGATGCGCTGGGCGATTCGCTGTACGAGGTGCGCATTTACGTCAAGGGTTCGGTGCAGTCACTGGGTTCGGACTGCATCGAGAAAGAGATGCGCGCCGAGCACCTGCAAGAGCTGCAGGAACTGCTGAACAAGGCGGGCCTGGACCACAAGGCTGCCGATTTCAAACGCTACGGCTCGGCTCGCCAGCTGTACAACTTCAAAGTCGACAACGCCAGCGCGTACTGA
- a CDS encoding isochorismatase family protein gives MKIASFDVDAQNGFTSNVPQELPVPEGHEIAVDLNTMALRADLRLGSKDAHPANAAWVVADPAHMLQPLQLANADLTWVSHCVPGTPGFELLPGLPAPIDYDYFVWKGVEPDLHPYGACYHDLAERRSTGVIEYLKVQQVGAVIVGGLALDYCVRTTARQLRQAGFQVLLYLPACRALTQAGAIEACGALAAEGVILCGDEAALDHQLSLIKEDRP, from the coding sequence ATGAAGATCGCCAGTTTCGATGTCGACGCCCAGAACGGCTTCACCAGCAACGTGCCGCAAGAGCTGCCGGTTCCCGAAGGCCATGAAATCGCGGTAGATCTTAATACCATGGCCTTGCGCGCCGACCTGCGCCTGGGCAGCAAGGACGCCCACCCGGCCAACGCCGCCTGGGTAGTCGCCGACCCCGCGCACATGCTGCAGCCCCTGCAGCTGGCCAACGCCGACCTGACCTGGGTCAGCCACTGCGTGCCCGGCACACCCGGCTTCGAGTTGCTGCCCGGCCTGCCGGCCCCCATCGACTATGACTATTTCGTATGGAAAGGCGTCGAGCCCGACCTGCACCCCTACGGCGCCTGCTACCACGACCTGGCCGAACGCCGCTCCACCGGGGTGATCGAGTACCTCAAGGTGCAGCAGGTGGGCGCGGTGATCGTCGGTGGCCTGGCCCTGGACTATTGCGTCAGGACCACTGCGCGCCAATTGCGCCAGGCCGGTTTCCAGGTGCTGTTGTACCTGCCGGCCTGCCGCGCCCTCACCCAGGCAGGCGCCATCGAAGCATGTGGCGCCTTGGCCGCCGAGGGCGTGATCCTCTGCGGCGACGAAGCCGCGCTCGACCACCAGCTCTCTCTGATCAAGGAAGACCGCCCATGA
- a CDS encoding class II glutamine amidotransferase, with product MCGIVGLYLKKTELEAQLGKLFEPMLEAMTDRGPDSAGFAIYGDEVADGWVKLTLQATDVNYPWAALMGQLEGRLGCSLDWFQNASAAVLKVHTREASARQALSELAPDVRIMSAGQSIEILKGMGLPAEISSRFGLAGMKGSHIIGHTRMATESAVTMEGSHPFSTGADLCLVHNGSLSNHFRLRQELKREGISFETDNDTEVAAGYLTWRLQQGDSLAQALDGALEDLDGFFTFAIGTRNGFAVIRDPIACKPAVLAETDDYVAMASEYQALASLPGIENAKVWEPAPATLYVWERESA from the coding sequence ATGTGTGGAATCGTAGGTCTGTACCTGAAAAAAACCGAGCTGGAAGCCCAGCTCGGCAAGCTCTTCGAACCCATGCTCGAAGCCATGACCGACCGTGGCCCAGACAGCGCCGGCTTTGCCATCTACGGCGACGAAGTGGCCGATGGCTGGGTCAAGCTGACCCTTCAGGCCACTGACGTCAACTACCCCTGGGCGGCCCTGATGGGCCAGCTGGAAGGGCGCCTGGGCTGCTCGCTGGACTGGTTCCAGAACGCCAGCGCTGCCGTGCTCAAGGTACACACCCGCGAGGCGTCGGCCCGCCAGGCCCTGAGCGAACTGGCCCCTGACGTGCGCATCATGAGCGCCGGGCAGAGCATCGAGATCCTCAAGGGCATGGGCCTGCCGGCGGAAATCTCCAGCCGCTTCGGCCTGGCCGGCATGAAAGGCAGCCACATCATCGGCCATACCCGCATGGCCACCGAAAGCGCCGTGACCATGGAGGGCAGCCACCCGTTCTCCACCGGCGCCGACCTGTGCCTGGTGCACAACGGCTCGCTGTCCAACCACTTCCGCCTGCGCCAGGAACTCAAGCGCGAAGGCATCAGCTTCGAGACCGACAACGACACCGAAGTGGCCGCCGGCTACCTGACCTGGCGCCTGCAGCAGGGCGACAGCCTGGCCCAGGCCCTGGATGGCGCCCTGGAAGACCTGGACGGCTTCTTCACCTTCGCCATCGGCACCCGCAATGGTTTTGCCGTGATCCGCGACCCGATCGCCTGCAAGCCCGCCGTGCTGGCCGAGACCGACGACTACGTGGCCATGGCCTCGGAGTACCAGGCACTGGCCAGCCTGCCGGGCATCGAGAACGCCAAGGTCTGGGAACCGGCGCCGGCCACCCTGTACGTCTGGGAACGCGAAAGCGCCTGA
- a CDS encoding purine-cytosine permease family protein, with translation MTSAANSAPLIEKHTIGYVPPQDRHGKVRDLFTLWFGGNIAPLPIVTGALGVQLFHLNLVWGIVAILVGHLVGGVLMALHSAQGPQMGIPQMIQSRAQFGSLGALLVVVIAGVMYIGFFASNIVLAGKSLHGVVDAVPVPVGIVIGALGSGIIGIIGYRFIHVLNRIGTWVLGIGIVVGFGYIFSHVQSDDFLTRGGFNLAGWLATVSLAALWQIAFAPYVSDYSRYLPADVKVSSTFWTTYLGSALGSSLSFIFGAVAVLAIPAGMDTMDAVKLATGTLGPIMLVLFLLSVISHNALNLYGAVLSIITLVQTFAHRWIPTAKSRAVLSLVVLTACCVVAVFASADFIGHFVDMVLVLLVVLVPWTAINLIDFYAIHKGDYDIQSIFQVDGGIYGRYNPQALIAYAVGIVVQIPFMNTPLYVGPISEHINGADLSWLVGLVVTSPLYWWLASRDSAYRRRQMSAKVAMGH, from the coding sequence ATGACCAGTGCAGCCAATTCGGCACCCCTCATAGAAAAACACACGATCGGCTACGTGCCCCCGCAAGACCGCCATGGAAAGGTAAGGGATCTGTTCACACTGTGGTTCGGCGGCAACATAGCGCCGCTGCCCATCGTCACAGGCGCGCTGGGCGTGCAACTGTTCCACCTGAACCTGGTATGGGGCATCGTCGCCATCCTGGTCGGCCACCTGGTCGGTGGCGTACTGATGGCGCTGCACTCGGCCCAGGGCCCGCAGATGGGCATCCCGCAGATGATCCAGAGCCGCGCCCAGTTCGGCTCGCTCGGCGCGCTGCTGGTGGTGGTGATCGCCGGGGTCATGTACATCGGCTTCTTCGCCTCCAACATTGTCCTCGCCGGCAAGTCGCTGCACGGCGTGGTCGATGCCGTGCCGGTACCGGTGGGCATCGTCATCGGTGCGCTGGGCTCGGGCATCATCGGCATCATCGGCTACCGCTTCATCCACGTGCTCAACCGCATCGGCACCTGGGTGCTGGGTATCGGCATCGTGGTCGGCTTCGGCTACATCTTCAGCCACGTGCAGAGCGACGACTTCCTCACCCGCGGCGGCTTCAACCTGGCCGGCTGGCTGGCCACCGTGTCGCTGGCTGCGCTGTGGCAGATCGCCTTTGCGCCCTACGTGTCGGACTACTCGCGCTACCTGCCGGCGGACGTGAAGGTCAGCTCGACGTTCTGGACTACCTACCTGGGCTCGGCCCTGGGTTCAAGCCTGTCGTTCATCTTCGGCGCCGTGGCGGTGCTGGCGATCCCGGCCGGCATGGACACCATGGATGCAGTCAAGCTGGCCACCGGTACCCTCGGCCCGATCATGCTGGTGCTGTTCCTGCTCAGCGTGATCAGCCACAACGCACTCAACCTGTATGGCGCAGTGCTGTCGATCATCACCCTGGTGCAAACCTTCGCCCACCGCTGGATCCCCACCGCCAAGAGCCGCGCCGTGCTGTCGCTGGTAGTACTGACGGCCTGCTGCGTGGTGGCGGTGTTCGCCTCGGCGGACTTCATCGGCCACTTCGTCGACATGGTGCTGGTTCTGCTGGTGGTGCTGGTGCCGTGGACAGCGATCAACCTGATCGACTTCTATGCCATCCACAAGGGTGACTACGATATCCAGTCGATCTTCCAGGTCGATGGCGGTATCTACGGGCGCTACAACCCGCAGGCGCTGATCGCCTATGCCGTGGGTATCGTGGTGCAGATCCCGTTCATGAACACACCGCTGTATGTCGGGCCTATTTCCGAGCATATCAACGGAGCGGACCTGTCGTGGCTGGTGGGGCTGGTGGTTACTTCGCCGCTTTACTGGTGGCTGGCCAGCCGTGATAGCGCCTACCGTCGCCGGCAGATGAGTGCCAAGGTGGCCATGGGGCACTGA
- a CDS encoding LysE family translocator has product MALSVLTAFWAVSMLFVITPGADWAYAISAGMRGRWVMPAVAGMLSGHFLATLVVAAGVGSLLAGHPLALTLLTLAGCSYLLWLGGNLLLSPALPAAGQDGAGESGSRWALKGFCVSGLNPKVFLLFLALLPQFTDPQSSWPVPLQILLLGLVHLCSSLVIYSLVGYGAKAVLSTRPGAAKLVGRVSGVAMITVALGLIAGQIS; this is encoded by the coding sequence GTGGCTCTCAGTGTTCTGACGGCGTTCTGGGCCGTGTCGATGCTGTTCGTGATTACCCCGGGCGCGGACTGGGCCTACGCCATTTCGGCCGGCATGCGGGGGCGCTGGGTGATGCCTGCGGTGGCGGGGATGTTGTCGGGGCATTTCCTTGCGACCCTGGTGGTGGCGGCAGGGGTCGGCAGCCTGCTGGCCGGCCACCCGCTGGCGCTGACCTTGCTGACCCTGGCGGGGTGCAGCTACCTGCTGTGGCTGGGTGGCAACCTGCTGCTGAGCCCGGCCTTGCCGGCGGCCGGGCAGGATGGTGCGGGGGAGTCGGGGTCTCGCTGGGCATTGAAAGGGTTTTGCGTCAGTGGCCTGAACCCGAAAGTGTTTTTGCTGTTCCTGGCGTTGTTGCCGCAGTTCACCGACCCGCAGTCGAGCTGGCCGGTGCCGTTGCAGATCTTGCTGCTGGGCCTGGTGCACCTGTGCAGCTCGTTGGTGATCTACTCGCTGGTCGGTTATGGCGCCAAAGCCGTGTTGAGCACCCGGCCGGGGGCGGCGAAGCTGGTCGGGCGGGTGTCGGGGGTGGCGATGATCACGGTGGCCCTGGGCTTGATAGCCGGCCAGATCAGCTGA
- the glnT gene encoding type III glutamate--ammonia ligase produces MLPAETQRTLDQHGIKYVLAQFVDIHGSAKTKSVPVSGLKMVAEEGAGFAGFAICGMGMEPHGPDFMARGDLSTLIPVPWQPGYGRVVCVGHVNGQPWPYDSRYVLQQQVQRLADKGWTLNTGLEPEFSLFRRDEDGKLQLVDASDNLDKPCYDYKGLSRSRLFLERLTEALQPVGFDIYQIDHEDANGQFEINYTYSDAMESADRFTFFRMAAGEIANDLGMICSFMPKPDPKRAGNGMHFHLSLASSTNKNLFHDPSDSSGMGLSKLAYHFAAGLLAHGPALCAFAAPTVNSYKRLVVGRSLSGATWAPAFVAYGANNRSAMVRIPYGRLEFRLPDAGCNPYLVTAAIIAAGLDGIDRQLEPGEMCNENLYNLSLEEIAARGIKTLPQSLKEAADALEADPLFREVLGAEIVDEFIKLKRMEWVEYCRHVSDWEIQRYTEFF; encoded by the coding sequence ATGTTGCCAGCAGAAACCCAGCGCACCCTTGATCAGCACGGCATCAAATACGTGCTGGCACAGTTCGTCGATATCCATGGCTCGGCGAAGACCAAATCGGTGCCGGTCTCGGGCCTGAAGATGGTGGCCGAGGAGGGCGCCGGCTTTGCCGGGTTCGCCATCTGCGGTATGGGCATGGAGCCGCACGGCCCCGACTTCATGGCCCGCGGCGACCTTTCCACCTTGATCCCGGTACCGTGGCAGCCCGGCTACGGCCGGGTGGTGTGCGTAGGCCACGTGAACGGCCAACCCTGGCCCTACGACAGCCGTTATGTGTTGCAGCAGCAGGTGCAGCGCCTGGCCGACAAGGGCTGGACCCTGAACACCGGCCTGGAACCCGAATTCAGCCTGTTCCGCCGCGACGAGGATGGCAAGCTGCAACTGGTGGATGCCTCCGACAACCTCGACAAGCCGTGCTACGACTACAAGGGCCTGTCGCGTTCGCGGCTGTTCCTCGAGCGCCTGACCGAGGCCTTGCAGCCGGTGGGCTTCGACATCTACCAGATCGACCACGAGGACGCCAACGGCCAGTTCGAGATCAACTACACCTACAGCGACGCCATGGAGTCGGCTGACCGCTTCACCTTCTTCCGCATGGCCGCCGGCGAGATCGCCAACGACCTGGGCATGATCTGCTCGTTCATGCCCAAGCCCGACCCCAAGCGCGCTGGCAATGGCATGCACTTCCACCTGTCGCTGGCCAGCAGTACCAACAAGAACCTGTTCCATGACCCGTCCGACAGCAGCGGCATGGGCCTGTCGAAGCTGGCCTACCACTTTGCTGCAGGCCTGCTGGCCCATGGCCCGGCGCTGTGCGCCTTCGCCGCGCCCACGGTCAACTCGTACAAGCGCCTGGTGGTCGGCCGCTCGCTTTCCGGCGCCACCTGGGCCCCGGCGTTTGTCGCCTACGGCGCCAACAACCGCTCGGCGATGGTGCGCATCCCCTATGGTCGCCTGGAGTTCCGCCTGCCGGACGCTGGCTGCAACCCGTACCTGGTCACCGCCGCGATCATCGCCGCCGGCCTCGATGGCATCGACCGCCAACTGGAGCCGGGTGAGATGTGCAACGAGAACCTCTACAACCTGAGCCTGGAAGAGATTGCCGCACGTGGCATCAAGACCTTGCCGCAGTCGTTGAAGGAAGCCGCCGACGCCCTGGAGGCCGACCCGCTGTTCCGCGAAGTGCTGGGCGCCGAGATCGTCGACGAGTTCATCAAGCTCAAGCGCATGGAGTGGGTGGAATACTGCCGCCACGTCTCCGACTGGGAAATCCAGCGTTACACCGAATTCTTCTGA
- a CDS encoding ammonium transporter → MKHLTLAVMLLALTTRAHAADPTLDTGNTAWMICAAMFVLMMCIPGLALFYGGMVRAKNFLSVFTQLFAVAGVIGILWVLFGYSLVVDTTGMVEGQLTLNSFIGGLGKALMLDIGHDSLVGTIPEGVFAVFQLTFAIITPALIAGGFAERMKFSASLLFMAAWFVLVYAPIAHMVWGGPGALMVNWGVLDFAGGTAVHINSGVAALAAALMLGKRKGYPQVAMPPHNLGFTLVGAGLLWVGWFGFNVGSGLAANQAAGVVMLATMVAACAGIVGWLLTEKVAHGRPTALGAASGALAGLVGITPACAFVGPLGALVIGLLTGAICFFAVTRLKQALGYDDSLDVFGLHGVGGMVGAILTGVFAAPALGGYVEGASPVGQALVQLKGVAFTFVYCFVVSWAILGAIKLTIGLRASREEEEQGLDLAEHNERAYNL, encoded by the coding sequence ATGAAGCACCTCACCCTCGCTGTAATGTTGTTAGCCCTGACCACCCGGGCCCACGCCGCCGACCCCACCCTGGACACCGGCAACACCGCCTGGATGATCTGCGCCGCGATGTTCGTGCTGATGATGTGCATCCCGGGCCTGGCACTGTTCTACGGTGGCATGGTGCGGGCCAAGAACTTCCTCTCGGTATTCACCCAGCTGTTCGCCGTTGCCGGGGTGATCGGCATTCTCTGGGTGCTGTTCGGCTACAGCCTGGTGGTAGACACCACCGGCATGGTCGAGGGCCAGCTGACCCTCAACAGCTTCATTGGCGGGCTGGGCAAGGCGCTGATGCTGGACATCGGCCATGACAGCCTGGTCGGCACCATCCCCGAAGGCGTGTTCGCAGTGTTCCAGCTGACCTTCGCCATCATTACCCCGGCGTTGATTGCCGGTGGTTTTGCCGAGCGCATGAAGTTCAGTGCTTCGTTGCTGTTCATGGCCGCCTGGTTCGTGCTGGTGTACGCGCCGATCGCGCATATGGTCTGGGGCGGGCCGGGGGCGTTGATGGTCAACTGGGGTGTGCTGGACTTTGCCGGCGGTACCGCCGTGCATATCAACTCCGGCGTGGCAGCGCTGGCTGCGGCGTTGATGCTGGGCAAGCGCAAGGGCTACCCGCAGGTGGCCATGCCGCCGCACAACCTCGGCTTCACCTTGGTGGGCGCCGGGTTGCTGTGGGTGGGCTGGTTCGGCTTCAACGTCGGCTCGGGGCTCGCGGCCAACCAGGCGGCAGGGGTGGTGATGCTGGCGACCATGGTGGCGGCCTGTGCGGGGATTGTCGGCTGGTTGCTGACCGAGAAGGTGGCGCATGGTCGGCCGACGGCCTTGGGTGCGGCTTCAGGGGCTTTGGCAGGGTTGGTCGGGATTACCCCGGCCTGTGCATTTGTCGGGCCGCTGGGCGCGCTGGTGATCGGGTTGTTGACCGGGGCCATCTGCTTCTTTGCCGTGACCCGGTTGAAACAGGCGCTGGGCTATGACGACAGCCTGGATGTGTTCGGCCTGCATGGCGTGGGCGGAATGGTCGGCGCGATCCTTACCGGGGTCTTTGCCGCGCCTGCGTTGGGCGGCTATGTGGAGGGTGCATCACCGGTCGGGCAGGCATTGGTGCAGTTGAAGGGGGTGGCGTTCACCTTCGTGTATTGCTTTGTGGTGAGTTGGGCGATTCTGGGGGCGATCAAGCTGACCATCGGGCTGCGGGCCAGCCGGGAAGAGGAAGAACAGGGGCTGGACCTGGCGGAGCACAATGAGCGGGCCTACAACCTCTGA